In Flavobacteriaceae bacterium, the following proteins share a genomic window:
- a CDS encoding DUF2652 domain-containing protein, which translates to MTEKAILFIPDISGFTEFVHHTDIKHSGHIISELLEILLDKNTIDLKLAEIEGDALFFYKLSESVNFNAIKQQIDEMYIAFHMHLKRYEYERICRCGACSSAYNLSLKFVVHYGEIDFIEVKNTKKPYGSNVIQAHRLLKNEVPITEYALFTENVKQLSKTDSEFSKGIAEYDFGKIVYGYSRLSHLRENLPYVPPIPEDVPKHLLFNISEVIQSPILDLYEVISNFDYRLLWSKGVNKLEYEENKVNRSGRKHKCLIGKNQEIDQTTITRKVNENQLVYGETTDSMPFMKKFNVYYILEPQANGYTKLKIEAYADFKPLGIFFKGIFSKKISKNAAENIKDLVLLIDSGFTTK; encoded by the coding sequence ATGACCGAAAAAGCAATTCTTTTTATACCAGATATCTCGGGATTTACAGAGTTCGTTCATCACACAGACATTAAGCACAGCGGTCATATTATTTCGGAGCTATTAGAAATTCTTCTTGATAAAAATACGATTGATCTAAAATTAGCTGAAATTGAAGGCGATGCTTTGTTTTTTTATAAACTAAGCGAATCGGTTAACTTTAATGCTATAAAACAACAGATTGATGAAATGTATATAGCATTTCATATGCATTTAAAGCGTTATGAATATGAACGTATTTGCCGTTGTGGTGCTTGCTCTTCAGCATATAATCTTAGTTTAAAATTTGTTGTTCATTATGGAGAAATAGATTTTATAGAAGTAAAAAATACTAAAAAGCCTTATGGGAGTAATGTTATACAAGCACATCGTTTGCTTAAAAATGAGGTGCCAATAACAGAATATGCCCTTTTTACAGAAAACGTAAAGCAACTCTCTAAAACTGACAGTGAATTTTCAAAAGGAATTGCAGAATACGACTTCGGAAAAATAGTATATGGATATAGCAGATTATCTCATTTAAGAGAAAACTTACCCTACGTACCACCTATACCAGAAGATGTTCCTAAACATCTTTTATTTAATATAAGTGAAGTCATACAATCTCCAATTTTAGATCTTTATGAAGTGATTAGTAATTTTGATTATAGATTACTTTGGAGTAAAGGTGTTAATAAATTAGAATATGAGGAAAATAAAGTAAATCGATCTGGCAGAAAGCATAAATGTTTAATAGGGAAAAATCAAGAAATTGATCAAACGACAATTACAAGAAAAGTAAATGAAAACCAATTAGTGTACGGAGAAACGACAGATAGTATGCCATTTATGAAAAAATTTAATGTATACTATATTTTAGAACCTCAAGCTAATGGATATACGAAATTGAAGATCGAAGCTTATGCTGATTTTAAGCCTTTAGGAATATTTTTTAAAGGCATATTCTCTAAAAAGATATCTAAAAATGCTGCCGAAAACATAAAAGATCTTGTATTACTAATAGATTCAGGGTTTACAACCAAATAA
- a CDS encoding DNA polymerase III subunit delta' — protein MLFSEILGQDHLKKHLTLSVNNGRIPHAQLFVGPEGSGTLPMAIAYAQYVLCNNTEAENLNGNEACNLKFNSLSHPDLHFAFPVATTGKIKSHPVSKLFMEDWRALLKEQPYCNLFDWYKQLGIDNKQGEIRVDEALDIIKSLSLKSYEGGYKVMLIWMAEKMNVACANKLLKLIEEPPNKTIFILIAEDEEQIISTIRSRCQILHFPPLSEESIKNALILKYSIDENAASKIAHQSNGNYNKACDLVYQDSEDLQFEEWFIFWIRSAFKAKGNKAAIHDLMSWSEEIAKTGRETQKQFLHFCIDFFRQALLHNYQAHDLVFIEPKAKGFKLENFAPFVHENNILDISNELQDAIYHIERNGNSKIVLTDLSIKLTRLLHKKSA, from the coding sequence ATGCTATTTTCTGAAATCTTAGGGCAAGATCACCTTAAAAAACATCTAACACTAAGTGTTAATAATGGAAGAATTCCACACGCTCAACTCTTTGTTGGTCCAGAAGGTAGTGGTACTTTACCAATGGCAATTGCTTATGCTCAATATGTACTTTGTAACAATACTGAAGCTGAAAATTTAAATGGTAATGAAGCTTGCAATCTGAAATTTAATAGTCTCTCTCACCCCGATTTACATTTTGCTTTTCCTGTAGCGACAACAGGTAAAATAAAAAGTCATCCTGTTTCTAAATTATTTATGGAAGATTGGCGTGCACTTTTAAAAGAACAGCCTTATTGTAATTTATTTGATTGGTACAAACAATTAGGAATAGATAATAAACAAGGTGAAATTAGAGTAGATGAAGCTCTAGACATTATAAAATCACTCTCTTTAAAATCATATGAAGGAGGTTATAAAGTAATGCTCATTTGGATGGCCGAAAAAATGAACGTTGCTTGTGCCAATAAGCTTCTAAAGCTTATAGAAGAACCTCCAAATAAAACTATTTTTATTCTCATAGCTGAAGATGAAGAGCAAATTATATCTACCATAAGGTCTCGCTGTCAAATACTGCATTTCCCTCCTTTAAGTGAAGAATCTATTAAAAATGCTCTTATTTTAAAATACAGTATTGATGAGAATGCAGCTTCAAAAATTGCACATCAATCTAACGGTAATTATAACAAAGCTTGTGATTTAGTTTATCAAGATAGTGAAGATTTACAATTTGAAGAATGGTTTATTTTCTGGATTAGAAGTGCTTTTAAAGCCAAAGGTAATAAAGCTGCTATTCACGATTTAATGTCTTGGAGTGAAGAAATTGCTAAAACTGGTCGTGAAACTCAAAAACAGTTTCTTCATTTTTGTATCGACTTTTTTAGACAAGCGCTTTTACATAATTATCAAGCTCACGATTTAGTATTTATAGAACCTAAAGCAAAAGGGTTTAAGCTTGAAAATTTTGCACCTTTTGTTCACGAGAATAATATCCTAGATATCAGCAATGAATTACAAGATGCTATTTATCATATAGAGCGAAACGGAAATTCTAAAATTGTTCTAACCGATTTATCGATTAAGCTTACACGATTACTTCATAAAAAATCGGCATAA
- a CDS encoding OmpH family outer membrane protein, producing the protein MKKFLIIAIAIISFSSCQQQKIGYVDNSTLINEYQEKKDIEAKIQLKINAFQKRTDSLRQSFQFEVNEAEIKAKKMSQAEIQKLMQEFQQKEQVLSQRVQFEQQQISQESQAKNDSLIKKVRKFVEDYGKSNGYSFILGSNEAGSVMFGEEANDLTKTILEALNNSYSKE; encoded by the coding sequence ATGAAGAAGTTTTTAATAATTGCAATTGCTATAATAAGTTTTTCGTCTTGCCAACAACAAAAAATAGGATATGTAGATAATTCTACATTAATTAATGAGTATCAAGAAAAAAAAGATATTGAAGCAAAAATTCAATTAAAAATAAATGCGTTTCAAAAAAGAACAGATAGCTTACGTCAATCATTTCAATTTGAAGTTAATGAAGCAGAAATAAAAGCAAAAAAAATGTCACAAGCTGAAATTCAAAAATTAATGCAAGAATTTCAACAAAAAGAGCAAGTATTATCACAACGCGTTCAATTTGAACAACAACAAATATCACAGGAAAGTCAAGCTAAAAATGATTCATTAATAAAGAAAGTGAGGAAGTTTGTAGAAGATTACGGTAAATCAAATGGATATAGCTTTATTTTGGGAAGTAATGAAGCTGGAAGTGTTATGTTTGGAGAAGAAGCAAATGATCTAACAAAAACAATATTAGAAGCGTTAAACAACTCTTACTCAAAAGAATAA
- a CDS encoding class I SAM-dependent methyltransferase, producing the protein MKEKQIYLTVKDHSVSGEEFRLIYNKELDLLETSPQPSLDKLSDYYESEDYISHTDTKRNLFEKIYHLVRTISLKKKLKLINSQSLETKTLLDVGCGTGDFLELAKQNNWNVFGIEPNLKARTIANKKTNNSVYKTEHLLELKSNSFDVITLWHVLEHLPNLNEHISVFKKLLKPNGTLIIAVPNYKSYDANYYKNFWAAFDVPRHFWHFSQTSISKLISRENLKVVKTLPMKFDSYYVCLLSEKYKSGKMNVFNAFRTGLRSNFKAKQTGEYSSLIYIIKNN; encoded by the coding sequence ATGAAAGAAAAACAAATTTATTTGACTGTAAAAGATCACTCAGTTTCTGGAGAAGAATTTCGATTAATTTACAATAAAGAATTAGATTTATTAGAAACATCACCTCAACCTTCTTTAGATAAGTTATCAGATTATTACGAAAGTGAAGATTATATTTCGCATACAGATACTAAGCGAAATCTTTTTGAAAAAATATATCATTTGGTAAGAACTATTTCTCTTAAAAAGAAATTAAAACTTATCAATTCTCAATCACTAGAAACTAAAACACTTTTAGATGTTGGATGTGGAACAGGAGATTTTTTGGAGTTAGCGAAACAAAACAATTGGAATGTTTTTGGAATAGAACCTAATCTAAAAGCTAGAACTATTGCAAATAAAAAAACAAATAACTCTGTTTATAAAACTGAACATCTTCTAGAATTAAAAAGCAACAGTTTTGATGTTATTACACTTTGGCATGTACTAGAGCACCTTCCTAATTTAAACGAACATATTTCTGTATTTAAAAAACTCTTAAAACCTAATGGAACTTTAATAATTGCAGTTCCAAATTATAAAAGTTATGATGCGAATTATTATAAAAACTTTTGGGCAGCTTTTGATGTACCAAGACACTTTTGGCATTTTTCGCAAACATCAATTTCCAAATTAATATCTAGGGAAAATTTAAAAGTAGTTAAAACGCTCCCTATGAAATTTGATTCGTATTATGTATGCTTACTTTCTGAAAAATATAAATCTGGCAAGATGAATGTTTTTAACGCATTTCGAACTGGATTGCGCTCAAATTTTAAAGCAAAACAAACAGGAGAATATTCGTCATTAATTTATATCATTAAAAACAACTAA
- the mnmG gene encoding tRNA uridine-5-carboxymethylaminomethyl(34) synthesis enzyme MnmG, translating to MFDKVYDVIVVGGGHAGSEAAASAANMGSKTLLITMNLQNIAQMSCNPAMGGIAKGQIVREIDALGGYSGIVSDTSAIQFKMLNKSKGPAMWSPRVQSDRMRFAEDWRLLLEQTPNLDFYQEMVSGLLIEKNKVVGVKTSLGIEVKAKTVVLTNGTFLNGLIHIGAKNFGGGRAGERAATGITEQLENLGFESGRMKTGTPPRVDGRSLDYSKMTEQPGDENPDKFSYLDITKPLKQQRDCHMTYTSTEVHDLLREGFDRSPMFNGSIKSIGPRYCPSIEDKINRFADKDRHQLFIEPEGWNTVEVYVNGFSTSLPEDVQFKALRSVVGFENVKFFRPGYAIEYDYFPPTQLKHTLETKLVDGLYFAGQINGTTGYEEAASQGLMAGINASLAVQEKDPFTLKRNEAYIGVLIDDLITKGTEEPYRMFTSRAEYRTLLRQDNADLRLTPKGYKLGIASEKRLKRMEEKHNEAEKFVSFFRTTSVKPEEANPVLESKNSSPVKQSDKMFKLFARPNITIDDVRKFKSVDAYILDNNLDDEVIEQTEIQVKYSGYIEKEKNNADKLNRLEDLKIPINFDYSKIKSMSYEAREKLKKIQPVTISQASRISGVSPNDISVLLVYMGR from the coding sequence ATGTTTGATAAAGTATATGACGTTATAGTTGTTGGTGGTGGCCATGCTGGTAGTGAAGCTGCCGCTTCAGCAGCTAATATGGGAAGTAAAACGTTGTTAATAACAATGAACCTTCAAAACATTGCACAAATGTCTTGTAATCCTGCAATGGGAGGAATTGCCAAAGGACAAATCGTAAGAGAAATTGATGCTTTAGGGGGTTATAGTGGCATTGTTAGTGACACTTCTGCGATACAATTCAAGATGCTTAACAAATCTAAAGGACCTGCAATGTGGAGCCCAAGAGTGCAGAGTGATAGGATGCGTTTTGCTGAAGATTGGAGATTGTTATTAGAACAAACTCCTAATCTTGATTTTTATCAAGAAATGGTGTCAGGATTATTAATTGAAAAAAATAAAGTAGTTGGAGTAAAAACTTCCCTTGGAATTGAAGTGAAAGCAAAAACTGTTGTGCTTACTAATGGAACTTTTTTAAACGGGTTAATTCATATAGGTGCTAAAAATTTTGGTGGAGGTAGAGCAGGAGAAAGAGCAGCAACAGGAATTACTGAACAACTTGAAAATTTAGGTTTTGAATCTGGCAGAATGAAAACAGGAACACCGCCTCGAGTTGATGGACGTTCGTTAGACTATTCTAAAATGACTGAACAACCAGGTGATGAAAATCCAGATAAATTTTCATATCTAGATATTACAAAACCATTAAAACAACAACGTGATTGTCACATGACTTATACAAGTACAGAGGTACACGATTTGTTACGTGAAGGTTTTGATCGTTCTCCTATGTTTAACGGGAGTATTAAAAGTATAGGGCCTAGATATTGCCCTTCAATAGAAGATAAGATTAATCGATTTGCAGATAAAGATAGACATCAATTATTTATAGAACCTGAAGGTTGGAATACTGTTGAAGTTTATGTTAATGGATTTTCAACATCACTCCCGGAAGATGTTCAATTTAAAGCACTACGCTCTGTGGTTGGTTTTGAAAATGTAAAATTCTTTAGACCTGGTTATGCAATAGAGTATGATTATTTTCCTCCAACACAATTAAAACATACATTAGAAACCAAATTAGTTGATGGATTATATTTTGCTGGCCAAATTAATGGGACTACTGGTTATGAAGAAGCAGCTTCTCAAGGGTTAATGGCTGGAATAAATGCAAGTTTAGCTGTGCAAGAAAAAGATCCATTTACACTCAAACGTAATGAAGCATACATAGGTGTTTTAATAGATGATTTAATCACAAAAGGTACAGAAGAACCATATCGTATGTTTACTTCTAGAGCAGAATATAGAACATTATTAAGACAAGATAATGCAGATTTAAGGTTAACACCTAAGGGATATAAATTAGGAATTGCTTCAGAAAAGCGTTTAAAGCGAATGGAAGAAAAGCACAATGAAGCTGAAAAATTCGTTAGCTTTTTTAGAACAACAAGTGTAAAACCTGAAGAAGCTAATCCTGTTTTAGAATCTAAAAATTCATCACCAGTCAAACAATCTGATAAGATGTTTAAGTTATTTGCGAGGCCAAACATTACTATAGATGATGTTCGAAAATTTAAATCAGTGGATGCATATATTTTAGATAATAATTTAGATGATGAGGTAATTGAACAAACAGAAATCCAAGTTAAATATTCTGGTTATATTGAAAAAGAGAAGAACAATGCAGATAAATTAAATCGTTTAGAAGATTTAAAAATCCCAATTAATTTTGATTATTCTAAGATTAAATCGATGAGTTATGAAGCCAGAGAAAAGCTAAAAAAAATTCAACCAGTGACCATCTCGCAAGCTTCAAGAATAAGCGGTGTGTCTCCAAACGATATTTCAGTATTACTAGTTTATATGGGACGCTAA
- the ybeY gene encoding rRNA maturation RNase YbeY — protein sequence MINFNFEKEFNLENESVIRNWISNTILNENCTEGEINYVFCNDEYLHKLNVEFLKHDTLTDIISFDYSVGKELHGDIYISIDRIEDNAKDFKVDFNSELQRVIIHGILHYCGYKDKSEEEAILMRAKEDHYLRVLSINS from the coding sequence ATGATCAACTTTAATTTTGAGAAAGAATTTAATTTAGAAAATGAATCTGTTATAAGAAATTGGATCTCTAATACTATTCTTAATGAAAATTGCACAGAAGGTGAAATTAATTATGTGTTTTGTAATGATGAATACCTGCATAAATTGAATGTTGAATTCTTGAAACATGATACACTAACAGATATTATAAGTTTTGATTATTCAGTAGGAAAAGAACTACATGGAGATATTTATATTTCAATTGATAGAATAGAAGATAATGCAAAAGATTTTAAAGTAGATTTTAACTCTGAATTACAAAGAGTAATCATACACGGTATTCTACACTATTGTGGTTATAAGGATAAATCAGAAGAAGAGGCTATTCTTATGCGTGCTAAAGAAGATCACTATTTAAGAGTGCTTTCGATTAATTCTTAG